From Syntrophorhabdus sp., a single genomic window includes:
- a CDS encoding general secretion pathway protein GspK, which yields MIRSRKGIALLMVLWVITMLTALVISFSFLTRTEARSTIFFKEGTQKKFLAEAGVERAIMEIYHRQTFRNQAVVVEGNEVMRIDGRRYDGRIGQGRYDLRLLSESGKIDINKMTDLTGIVLRGLLVNTGTTDEEAAVIVDSILDWTDKDDLRRLNGAEDEYYLALPVPYRAKNRPFDAIEELLLVRGVTADILFGTGERKGIVHYLTIYGTSSKVNINAAPREVLMALPGLNEDTVNRVLSQREAAEFRSVQEIQAITGLNFPVLAQYIDMSETDVYTIESVGFQGDSKEGYGIRAIVSVPGTVPRFLYYKTPSEMRR from the coding sequence ATGATCCGGTCCCGCAAAGGCATAGCCCTTCTCATGGTGCTCTGGGTGATCACCATGCTCACGGCCCTCGTGATCTCCTTCTCCTTCCTGACGAGGACGGAGGCCCGTTCAACGATCTTCTTCAAGGAGGGGACGCAGAAGAAGTTCCTCGCCGAGGCCGGCGTGGAGAGGGCGATCATGGAGATCTACCACAGGCAGACCTTCCGGAACCAGGCCGTGGTCGTTGAAGGGAACGAGGTGATGAGGATCGACGGCAGGCGGTATGACGGTCGGATCGGGCAGGGCAGGTATGATCTCAGGCTCCTTTCCGAATCGGGCAAGATCGACATCAACAAGATGACGGACCTTACGGGCATCGTATTGAGGGGTCTTCTCGTCAACACGGGAACAACCGACGAAGAGGCCGCCGTCATCGTTGATTCCATTCTTGACTGGACGGACAAGGACGATCTGAGACGCTTGAACGGCGCGGAAGACGAATACTATCTTGCCCTTCCTGTCCCGTACAGGGCAAAGAACAGGCCTTTCGATGCCATCGAGGAGCTCTTGCTGGTACGGGGGGTGACAGCCGATATTCTTTTCGGGACCGGGGAGCGCAAGGGGATCGTCCATTACCTGACCATATACGGGACGTCCTCGAAGGTGAACATCAACGCGGCCCCGAGAGAGGTCCTCATGGCCCTGCCGGGCCTCAACGAGGACACGGTCAATAGGGTCCTCAGTCAGCGGGAGGCGGCCGAGTTCAGATCCGTCCAGGAGATCCAGGCCATAACGGGGCTCAATTTTCCCGTTCTTGCGCAATACATAGACATGAGCGAGACAGACGTTTACACGATAGAATCCGTTGGTTTCCAGGGAGATTCGAAAGAGGGGTACGGGATTCGTGCGATAGTCTCCGTGCCCGGCACGGTACCCCGGTTCCTGTACTACAAGACCCCTTCGGAGATGCGCCGATGA